tcaaggatttggagcttggagaccccggagctagtttcctccacatctccaaggttcgggtcacaccaaccctcgatctccaagaggttagtgtggatctttgcttttccttatgtttaatgaagttttaagtaagttttatagagtttgatggttgagtttgggtagatatgcatgtttaggtttatgtgggttttatacccaatgtatgttggaaatgtgttgtttgaagtgttgtagttggggtatattatagtttgagacccctaggtgtgatgtatgatgtgtatgcatgtgtagaaacaagtttatgcatgatttgaggtgttGGGgagcaaatgtgcatgaggagccgagtttctgccctttggcagaagctcaggttcggccgccgaagtgactttcggccgccgaaccctcttgtgaaggcagtttcggctgccgaagcctgcccccgaaagtggagtttcggttctgtctgggactttcggccgccgaaggtgccgccgaacctgcccgagtttcgtctctggaggggactttcggccgccgaaggtgccgccgaaagtgccctgtccagccttttcttgagcGTTTTCcctgcatgtttaagtgatgtttagaggggtttttgggggtatgtttatgagttgtatagagtatgtttggcacctcattcgagtccacctgtgtaggatcggacccgagggaccgaggaggccagtagtgctagcagttgcagagtcagtcagcgtctgccaggaggtgagtagaactaaacttaatcttttatgcacaaaatctaatgcctaaagcatgagcatgcatcatgattatgtatagtaggttgattgcactagttcacgaatatgttgcattgcattatttcatgttgatgttgaggtagggtggaccgaggcgacttcaatagcccatatctgtcatgagtcttgtcttagtcttttgagagccggacaagtacctgtaggaaagtccatgtgagctctcagtggaccagacaccatgtcatgtatgttacaggcctttgtgagctcctatgggggagccgggcaccgacagagggatttttgatgtcatgtccatcctctgagaggaaagatgcatgcaaaaagtcagactctcagaaaccagggtccgtggggagtaaatcttgcataagccccgagacggacaagattatgtgatttctctgtgttatgacgcatttcatgaaagcatgaataagaaagaaagaagaagttaaatgaataataatatacctaaaaatggaggaattaaagcaaatgtttttagtaaaataaaatcataattaatgaactgttttctctgtttctactcactgggcttcttagctcatccctttcccctaaccccagtgttgcaggtttaagtcagagtccagaggctgcagggtaaagtcaaggctaagatatgcatgttgtaatagtatagtttatgtttatgtttatgtttagtatgttagagtggacatgtattataagttATGTAaggtaatttgagataatgtatgtaactgatagtagagttatgtttatggattaaagtgtgcttggccctatagactggttagtccctgttaatgcatggttatgcctatgttatatgttgagttgagaaccaaacttgaggcatgtaatgttaccccattggagtatatgatgaggactccagtggaggttttatgattttatgatgtatgtttcatgtctggatacatgcacaggtcaggtttgggttcatcAGATGTACagctttcatgtttttatggataagttttaatcatgtatgggatttgaccaggtaatagtttgtatgtttggcttgctacgggtcccggcggccttaagccgatctggatcctagcgccggtggcggttcgggccgttacagaggggtatcggtttccgggctgttacagaatggtatcagagctttgggcctcgagagtacggtgtctcgcacatcggaaagaggttggcttagaggtcatagaagggcaagcacaataagaaagatcaagagtagaatcatgtccactaggataggatgttgagtcctgtcttgatgatgatgtgtaatgccatgattttatgcatgtgcattaatgttatgcatgatatgctatgtatgtatgtatgacatgtatgtaggttcatgtgtttccacatggaccgtatgatgctcatgattgattgtatgctcgtgtgttgttcttcagaggagccagaatgcgaggtgctcgtcgatctgtggaatcgactggagttccatctgagagggaaggtttggacacctttccccctgctctgccaagagcgcagtcatggggagttagcagatgggaaacatcaagggaccctggaaggtcttttgatgcaagcagagaagcgatggctccaagaaggatgtcagctagtatgagggaagtagagtcagatgttcagagaagggatgtcagtatgggagtcagagtgcctaaagaaggtatgggagattctcaggaggatgctcagactcaggattctaggatttcaggttcaggagggattgatccctccactctgagtacagctgccacgagaggtaagaaatggaagagaggtctcaggaagtcgcagaagaagttttggcagaatttgaaggccagtctgggttttggtggttcgagctctggttcgggtgCAACTCGTTGCAGGAGGTGTGGTAAGACACACCAGGGAGTTTGTCTGGCTGGGACGACAGTGTGTTTTAGAtgcagacaggaggggcacatggcacgtgagtgtcctaatgCGCTCCGGTCAGCTCAGTCTCAACGGGCAGCTTCAGGTGGAGcgactcagccagcagctcaaaCCATGTTTCAggctagtggtcgaggcagaaggagaggggcagcctcttcttcagcaggttcccttaGAGGAGGTCCGTTAGCTCCGGTTCGGATCTTCGTccaggctcagcaggaggcagacacatcgaacacggtggtgtcaggtacgctcactttgatGTTCTGATGTGCATGCTTTTGTGAACCTAGGTATTTCTCTTTCCTTAGTTACTCTAAAGAGTCGTCGAGGGgttgggttgataacttctaggctagagtgttctcttagggtcagtggacccaagtgtgatccatctgaggcagagtcagtctgccggttcagttcaggTGTCAACTGAGGGTAGAATCCATCCACCCGATTTTGAGGTCTTGGACTTGAATGTTCAGACATCACTCTCGGAATGGATTGGGTTTCTACTTGAGGTGCTACCTTGGTCCGTAGAGACTGGGTggccaggttcagaggacaggatgggtcagaggtagtctttggaggggacagtgtaggttgcctagaagtttgatgtcagcctgtcaggctcatagggtgcgtaggaggggttgtcagagggttctagttcTTGCTGGAGAGTTAGTAGTTGGgtcgggaaccagcctcagtgataGTAGTAGTTAGAGAGAGAAGTCGTGGATGTATTCCcaggcgagctgtcaggtttaccatctgttagggagttagagcttggaataggagtggtgtctggacccagaaccatttctatccttccctacaggttggcacctgcagagttttgAGTTGGAGGAGCAACTGCAGGAGTTAGTAGATGggagtttcatccgacctagtcacTCTCCTTGGGGTGTTCTAGTGCCGGTTTTtgtggaaaagaaggatggatccttgcggATCAGAAGagaagatcagagtagcgcagtggaagcagGAGGAGTTTCAGGAGGAGGTTGAGGTATTGCTTGAGGTGTCTCCTTTGCGAAGGATGATTCATAAGGGAGAGAATCCATTCAGATTTCCACGTTCCACTttatgaaagttcgtgtcagatccaagtaggGTTCTTGAGGAACTAGAGGTGGAGGTCCCAAGGGATCTCACCTGAGTTGAGCAGCTATTGTGGATCATGGACACATCAGTTAGTTAGCTTTGGGACAAGGAGATTCAGATGGAGAGGTTCTGTAGAATCACCCCAGCTTGAGGAGTGTTCTTAGGAGAACCGGGAGTTTTGACTCCGGCAATGCCGTGTCTCTTTTAGGAGAAAGTTTAGAGGtcttgcttgcttgatgtgtatgtACGATGATATgttcttatgttatgtttttatgcatgagtagttgaggaacattcggggacgaatgttctgtaaggggggaagaatgtaatacccggctagaatccggcatcggaattcctgccctccggcggaatatagggtgttggatctctctagaagggtaaaatgtattttctaactgttttttttataatgatttcaatggttttaattgaaaaagaatcgagttttgaagagaaaagaccaaggaggagtctgccaggttcggccgccgaaagtgatgttcggccgccgaacatggtttgggttcgggtgtgcctttggcctccgaaagtcttgtttaaacgagccaaggttcggccgccgaaagtcaagttcggccgccgaacatgcatgagtttagggggcacgttaggctgccgaaggtcttcgaccaggccacctataaagggccctcagatcggaaatggatgagttttctccccattctcgagctcaggtgagtttatgccttcctttggtcgttttcgtgttttctctacccatctctcaagtttttcatgatttccacCCTTGtgctttgaagagttttaagcttggatcaaggatttggagcttggagaccccggagctagtttcctccacatctccaaggttcgggtcacaccaaccctcgatctccaagaggttagtgtggatctttgcttttccttatgtttaatgaagttttaagtaagttttatagagtttgatggttgagtttgggtagatatgcatgtttaggtttatgtgggttttatacccaatgtatgttggaaatgtgttgtttgaagtgttgtagttggggtatattatagtttgagacccctaggtgtgatgtatgatgtgtatgcatgtgtagaaacaagtttatgcatgatttgaggtgttGGGgagcaaatgtgcatgaggagccgagtttctgccctttggcagaagctcaggttcggccgccgaagtgactttcggccgccgaaccctcttgtgaaggcagtttcggctgccgaagcctgcccccgaaagtggagtttcggttctgtctgggactttcggccgccgaaggtgccgccgaacctgcccgagtttcgtctctggaggggactttcggccgccgaaggtgccgccgaaagtgccctgtccagccttttcttgagcGTTTTCcctgcatgtttaagtgatgtttagaggggtttttgggggtatgtttatgagttgtatagagtatgtttggcacctcattcgagtccacctgtgtaggatcggacccgagggaccgaggaggccagtagtgctagcagttgcagagtcagtcagcgtctgccaggaggtgagtagaactaaacttaatcttttatgcacaaaatctaatgcctaaagcatgagcatgcatcatgattatgtatagtaggttgattgcactagttcacgaatatgttgcattgcattatttcatgttgatgttgaggtagggtggaccgaggcgacttcaatagcccatatctgtcatgagtcttgtcttagtcttttgagagccggacaagtacctgtaggaaagtccatgtgagctctcagtggaccagacaccatgtcatgtatgttacaggcctttgtgagctcctatgggggagccgggcaccgacagagggatttttgatgtcatgtccatcctctgagaggaaagatgcatgcaaaaagtcagactctcagaaaccagggtccgtggggagtaaatcttgcataagccccgagacggacaagattatgtgatttctctgtgttatgacgcatttcatgaaagcatgaataagaaagaaagaagaagttaaatgaataataatatacctaaaaatggaggaattaaagcaaatgtttttagtaaaataaaatcataattaatgaactgttttctctgtttctactcactgggcttcttagctcatccctttcccctaaccccagtgttgcaggtttaagtcagagtccagaggctgcagggtaaagtcaaggctaagatatgcatgttgtaatagtatagtttatgtttatgtttatgtttagtatgttagagtggacatgtattataagttATGTAaggtaatttgagataatgtatgtaactgatagtagagttatgtttatggattaaagtgtgcttggccctatagactggttagtccctgttaatgcatggttatgcctatgttatatgttgagttgagaaccaaacttgaggcatgtaatgttaccccattggagtatatgatgaggactccagtggaggttttatgattttatgatgtatgtttcatgtctggatacatgcacaggtcaggtttgggttcatcAGATGTACagctttcatgtttttatggataagttttaatcatgtatgggatttgaccaggtaatagtttgtatgtttggcttgctacgggtcccggcggccttaagccgatctggatcctagcgccggtggcggttcgggccgttacagaggggtatcggtttccgggctgttacattacaAAATCAGACTTGATCATTACAATGTCATACATCTATTACTGCCATTTTAATGATCAAGTAATGCCAATATCTGTAGCACTGTACCAATATCTATGATAAACTCTCAAAAAAGAATCTGTGCACAGATTTACAATATTTCCAAATATACAAAAAGCTCAATCCAATGCCCCAAAATACATGTTTTCCCAAAATGTACAAATTATATCCCATCAACTAACAACATTCTCAAAAAGAATCATTTGATATTCCAAAGGCTCCTTTAGATAGTTGGTCCATCACTTGATCCCACTTGATTAGTATTAACCCCTCTTGAAGTCCCCGCACCTGATGCAGTAGTGTGTTTTCTCTTCTTTTGACTTGCAGTCATATTTGCCTACAATTAgagaaatacataaaaaggttaaaaaggttaaaaaaggttaaaataaattcattatatGCAAGCAAACAAAGGTATAGTTACCCCAATAGCAGCATATTGACAAGTTCTCTTATTGTGGCCTGTTTGTAAGCACCTAGCACAAGTGACAGTTGCTGTCCTCCTTCCTCTTGCTGATGGTTCACTCTCATCTCTCTTTCTAGCCTTCCTTGGCCTTCCTGGTTGCCTCCTCAAAAGAGGTGGCAACATTGATGGGTGTTCATTATCAGGTTCAAGCTCAGTTTGAGGAACAAGATGTATGGCACCTGCATAAGCTCTTGAATAGCACTGCACAGTGTAATATTCATGGCAAAACTCTTCAATATTGCCCCTAACATATGCAATTGCTCTAGCAGCATGCTTGCATGGTAAACCACTTATATCCCACCATCCACAACTGCATGTCCTTTTAGCTAAACTAACAGCAAACCTACATGGACCCTCATGAACCTCATACTCTTCATTTCTACCAGGGAGCAACTTAAGAAACCTATTGGCAGtaatgattttattcaatacttTCTTTGTTCTTGGTGTAACTATCCCTTCCCATGTTTGAGCTTTAGCAAATCTTCTATGCAACCTAACCATACATTTCTGCCTAATAGATTCAATAATATTGATAATAGGCAAACCTCTCAATTTCACTATCCATGCATTGAATGATTCGGTCATGTTGTTAGTGTAATTGTCACACTTAGCTTCAGGCCAGAATACATGTCTAGTCCATTGACTGAATGGTATGTTGATCAACCAGTCATATGACTTTTGATCTCGCTTGGGCTTCAAATTCTTCATGTGAAGCCAAAACTCATAAGAATGAGTACTCTTTGCAGCATTCCAAAAATCATCTCTGAGCATGAGTCCAGGGAACTCTTTCTTGAAATTCATGTATAAATGCCTGCAATAAACTCTATGAGATGCATTGGGAAATATATTTTTGACAGCATCAACGAGTCCCTACAACAAAAAAATAGTTAGTAACTTAAATTAATAGCATATAGTTCAATatgctaaattaaaaaaaaattgaatattaattcATACCTTTTGCCTATCTGACATAATAGTTAAAGGTCTAGCATCAGTTCCTCCACCAATGCAAGAATAAAGATTCTTTAGGAAAAATGTCCAGCTATCACCACATTCTGCTTCAACTATAGAAAATGCAAGAGGTAGCACACCTCTATTTCCATCTagtatgtgtaacgacccggaaatcagaccgctaccggcgctaggatccagatcggcataaggccgccgggacccgtagcaagcctgctatactctctgtgtacctgtaaaatcccatacatgatcaaacataacctgtaaacctctaCCATCTCATACCCtggttcaacctgtgcatgcactaactctgtacacAGACTCCCCTTGCTAGAGCATTCATCAAAGCTCTAActgagtccacacagtatatgttaaacctggtcatacaaaaagggatttaatACATCTGGATTacatctaggtcaagcacaagcCTATACAAAatcattacatctctttacatcattacatgtccacactatgctattacacttctcttactctttctcttcctgtaccctgctagaCTCCCCTGCACACTGATCCTGCAAAActaggttaggggagaggggtgagctataaagcccagtgagtagaaacactgaaaacagttcattctttacatgctctcatgaaatgcatcacagcacaaatatttcacatctcggatggacatgaccaccaaaattccctccagtgtcagtatgcctagcccggccaggtcttacaacctcagtatgcctggcccggccaggtcttacaacatctgtaTGTGTATGCCTGGtccagccaggtcttataacatctctagggctattggggtcgccttagtccatccacatcatcatattcatcatattatgcaatgcgtcatattcgtgacactagtgcaatcaacctactttgtcaaatctgaactctgcactgttgcctgactgaacagtcctggcaattttcactaactcagggtcctcatgctgtttctgagccacgtgctccagaaacactggggtcactctcatctgtgttatcaatgcacctgtaccagacaactctagctgtagcccttcgtcaatgagcttataaaactccatcaccactggccttctctctgctgctatgtgggacaaactgccaagtgatttccggcttagggcgtctgccacaatattcgccttacccggatgatactgaattttgcaatcatagtcactgagcagttctacccaccttctctgcctcaaattcagctctttctgactcaagatgtactgtaaactcttgtggtctgtgaagatctcgcatttaaccccataaaggtaatgcctccacatcttgagtgcaaagataactgctgccatctctaggtcatgggtggggtaattcaactcgtgcttcttcagctgctcaaattctatcactttcaactccctggaactgtacgggaaagcccaccctgcaaactcattggcgaactctccccatgacatgctgtccaacctggggtccacataattcttgaaccactctcgagccttcttacatttcaatgtgaaccctgccatctcaatggctctactatcatcagctcctaactcatcggttatcatcttaaccgttctgaggtactcaaagggatcatctcccgtattgaacttgggcgcatccaacttcaaatactctgtcattttcactttgcttccctcagctgagctagATTGCGGTgcttggacaactggggctactgattctggttctggtggtggagaaGGTACTGAACTTGGATCTGGGTATGCTGTACTGGGAGggaaaggtgtgggtggatacatgggatatagtgggtaaaaaggaggataaggcatgtaagacatgtaggtaggatatggggtaaaacCAGAATATTCTGACGTatcccccatcggataccctgggccctgtggaaagggtggataaccaaactccgaggcctgagcgcctccctgagactctcccataccctcttccgacctgcccatacccatgctttcctctcttggctgctgctccacatccatagcctccctcacttcctctgagctTCCTCCTCTCtctgctcctcttctgctctcgtcaaaagaccttctagggtcccttgacgtaccctccctacttgatctctgagaccttgcccttggcaacgcaggaggacgagcatctgagccctcattcactggtgggactccagtcaattgtgcagatcgacgagttcctctcatcttaactttctGGAAAACAAGATACAACACACATCAGCAtagaaacatcacataacaacaatgcacatgcataaatcatggcattacacatcatcatatcgacaggactcaacatcctatcctagtggacatgctttcctattgtgcttgaccaactataacctctatgagcccaacactctctctctaggtccgaccctatgaacctagggctctgataccaatctgtaacgacccgaaaatcggaccgctaccggcgctaggatccagatcggcataagaccgccgggacccgtagcaagcctgttatactctctgtgtacctgtaaaatctcatacatgatcaaacataacctgtaaacctctaCCATCTCATACCCTgattcaacctgtgcatgcactaactctgtacacAGACTCCCCTTGCTAGAGCATTCATCAAAGCTCTAActgagtccacacagtatatgttaaacctggtcatacaaaaagggatttaatACATCTGGATTACATTTAGGTCAAGCACAAGCCTATACAAAaccattacatctctttacatcattacatgtccacactatgctattacacttctcttactctttctcttcctgtaccctgctagaCTCCCCTGCACACTGATCCTGCAAAActaggttaggggagaggggtgagctataaagcccagtgagtagaaatactaaaaacagttcattctttacatgctctcatgaaatgcatcacagcacaaatatttcacatctcggatggacatgaccatcAAAATTCCCTCCAgtgtcagtatgcctggcccggccaggtcttacaacctcagtatgcctggcccggcgaggtcttacaacatctgtatgtgtatgcctggcccggccaggtcttataacatctctagggctattggggtcgccttagtccatccacatcatcatattcatcatattatgcaatgcatcatattcgtgacactagtgcaatcaacctactataatcatcatgatgcatgaaatatgcgaATAGCATTTGATTTAGCATATGAAAAagatttaagtttagttctactcacctctggctgactctgaactgactctgactacttggaagcagtgctcactgctgctctctgcggttcctctggtccgttcctacacaggtggactcaaatgagggaccaaactagctcaagaacaccTCTGTaaaacttcccaaaacccccttaaaagatcctaaaacaatcatataaggcatgcaaaagaaggctggacagggcactttcggcggcaggttcggcggccgaaagtcccttctagagacgaaactcaagcaccttcgacggccgaacttttactttcggcagccgaaccctttcgggggcaaggttcgggggctgaaaggcattccagagacgaaagtctctatctttcggcggcaccttcggcggctgaaacctcGCTCTAGAGCCAAAAGTTCAAACCTTCGagagcaagcttaggcagccgaaaccacctccttagcacgttcggcggccgaaccttccttcggcggccgaacctggatttcccagTTAGGTAGAAacgtgttctgcttcatgcacaacttcccccaaacacACTCAAACAGGCACCAACCAAACCACAACtagcatatactcatgtacatgcacaaaggggtccaaaaactatcctaaaaccccaaacaacatcaacaaacacaacacataacatgcttttacacaaaactcacataaaacctacttaccctaaacatgcatatctaccccaccaacttgcataaaacttgcataaaaccttAAAAGATGTCAGGAAACTTCACTTACCTCTGGTACACGAGAGGATGAAGGGTCCTAACGTAGAGATATGGGGAAAACACTCCtcaagtctccaaacttcaagtcttgggttttatgctcaaaaacttcaaaaataacaaaaatcttgttaaaaccttgaaagatttgaagaagatcctgaaagtcaacttgggaaggGTTTgggctcacctctggctgaaggtggaagcaaaatatcatccttccaccgacttggggccttttataggtggctggtcagaccaccttcagcggccaaacgtgaatccgaacccatgcaaggttcggcggccgaaactcactttcggcggccgaacttgcccttTCCTTCCTTTGTTTTTTCCATTCAAAAACCCATTTGCTTTACacttaacacattaaaacaGATTCAAAATACTTAGAAAACATActtattacccttctagagag
The Manihot esculenta cultivar AM560-2 chromosome 1, M.esculenta_v8, whole genome shotgun sequence genome window above contains:
- the LOC110626693 gene encoding uncharacterized protein LOC110626693, with amino-acid sequence MNFKKEFPGLMLRDDFWNAAKSTHSYEFWLHMKNLKPKRDQKSYDWLINIPFSQWTRHVFWPEAKCDNYTNNMTESFNAWIVKLRGLPIINIIESIRQKCMVRLHRRFAKAQTWEGIVTPRTKKVLNKIITANRFLKLLPGRNEEYEVHEGPCRFAVSLAKRTCSCGWWDISGLPCKHAARAIAYVRGNIEEFCHEYYTVQCYSRAYAGAIHLVPQTELEPDNEHPSMLPPLLRRQPGRPRKARKRDESEPSARGRRTATVTCARCLQTGHNKRTCQYAAIGANMTASQKKRKHTTASGAGTSRGVNTNQVGSSDGPTI